Proteins found in one Triticum aestivum cultivar Chinese Spring chromosome 4D, IWGSC CS RefSeq v2.1, whole genome shotgun sequence genomic segment:
- the LOC123100124 gene encoding calcium uniporter protein 2, mitochondrial-like encodes MAFRRTIARSIWAAKNAATCAAAVPKPPPPILPARRTLPVVEDCPTLAFLRPRPATARYSTVSVPLPHHCFPAFPVGDQLFNRLVDGLTPPPAAVPWRPGETGVTLQEARKVARAAEMEAARATLRANPQSVVSRSEYAALCVDIAGGAEGGRRLASALDEAGVVIVLADAVFLRPDQVAKAIGSMLPAPSRAAAAGDDVEARTRELQALERQKAVIDAKAAAQVRRELWCGLGLLAAQTLGFMRLTFWELSWDVMEPVCFYVTSIYFMSGYTFFMRTATEPSFEGFYRSRFATRQRRLMRARQFDVARYNALKQGERRGGSGSAGQSDHGECDADVLRHATHAHQ; translated from the coding sequence ATGGCGTTCCGCAGAACCATTGCACGGAGCATATGGGCAGCCAAGAACGCGgccacctgcgccgccgccgtgcccAAGCCCCCGCCTCCCATCCTCCCGGCGCGCCGGACGCTGCCGGTGGTGGAGGACTGCCCCACGCTCGCATTCCTGCGCCCGCGCCCGGCCACCGCCCGCTACTCCACCGTCTCCGTCCCGCTCCCGCACCACTGCTTCCCCGCCTTCCCCGTCGGCGACCAGCTGTTCAACCGCCTCGTCGACGGGCtcacgccgccgcctgccgccgtgcCGTGGAGGCCCGGGGAGACGGGCGTGACGCTGCAGGAGGCGAGGAAGGTGGCGAGGGCGGCGGAGATGGAGGCGGCGCGCGCCACGCTGAGGGCCAACCCCCAGAGCGTCGTGTCCAGGTCAGAGTACGCGGCGCTCTGCGTCGACATTgcgggcggcgcggagggcggGCGCAGGCTCGCCTCGGCGCTCGACGAGGCCGGTGTCGTCATCGTCCTCGCCGACGCCGTCTTCCTACGCCCCGACCAGGTCGCGAAGGCGATCGGGAGCATGCTGCCGGCGCCGTCGCGGGCGGCGGCCGCGGGCGACGACGTCGAGGCGCGCACGCGGGAGCTGCAGGCGCTGGAGCGGCAGAAGGCGGTCATCGACGCCAAGGCAGCGGCGCAGGTGCGGCGGGAGCTGTGGTGCGGGCTGGGCCTGCTGGCGGCGCAGACGCTGGGGTTCATGCGGCTCACCTTCTGGGAGCTGTCGTGGGACGTGATGGAGCCCGTGTGCTTCTACGTCACGTCCATCTACTTCATGTCCGGCTACACCTTCTTCATGCGGACGGCCACGGAGCCGTCCTTCGAGGGCttctaccggagccgcttcgccacGAGGCAGCGCCGCCTCATGCGGGCCCGCCAGTTCGACGTCGCCCGGTACAACGCTCTGAAGCAAGGCGAGCGGCGCGGCGGCTCCGGCTCTGCCGGGCAGAGCGATCACGGCGAGTGCGACGCCGACGTGCTTAGGCACGCCACGCACGCACATCAGTAG
- the LOC123100125 gene encoding pathogenesis-related thaumatin-like protein 3.5: MEAARIASFLLLLGVVWSRAQPGAEAAGTTVFTLRNNCTFTIWPATLSGNSVVAVGGGGFELAPGANVSFPGPTGWSGRLWARTGCVAAETGASLACATGDCGGAVSCTLGGAPPVTLAEFTLGGADGKDFYDVSLVDGYNVGIGVAATGARVNSSTCGYAGCVGDVNALCPAELQVAGKEGDEEGMTVACRSACEAFGTAEYCCTGAHGGPDSCGPTKYSRLFKAACPAAYSYAYDDPTSTFTCGAGAQYLITFCPAQQ, translated from the exons ATGGAAGCCGCACGGATCGCGTCCTTTCTGCTCCTCCTCG GGGTCGTTTGGTCACGCGCACAGCCCGGCGCCGAGGCGGCCGGCACGACGGTCTTCACGCTGCGCAACAACTGCACCTTCACGATCTGGCCGGCCACATTGTCCGGCAACAGCGTCGTCGCCGTCGGGGGCGGCGGCTTCGAGCTCGCGCCCGGCGCCAACGTGTCGTTCCCCGGCCCGACGGGCTGGTCCGGCCGGCTCTGGGCGCGCACCGGCTGCGTCGCCGCGGAAACCGGCGCGTCCCTCGCCTGCGCCACGGGCGACTGCGGCGGGGCCGTGAGTTGCACCCTCGGCGGGGCGCCCCCCGTCACGCTCGCCGAGTTCACCCTCGGGGGCGCCGACGGGAAGGACTTCTACGACGTGAGCCTGGTCGACGGGTACAACGTGGGCATCGGCGTGGCGGCCACGGGCGCCAGGGTGAACTCCTCGACGTGCGGCTACGCCGGGTGCGTGGGCGACGTGAACGCGCTGTGCCCCGCGGAGCTGCAGGTGGCCGGAAAGGAAGGGGACGAGGAGGGGATGACGGTGGCGTGCCGGAGCGCGTGCGAGGCGTTCGGGACGGCCGAGTACTGCTGCACGGGCGCGCACGGCGGGCCGGACAGCTGCGGGCCGACCAAGTACTCGAGGCTGTTCAAGGCGGCGTGCCCCGCCGCCTACAGCTACGCCTACGACGATCCCACCAGCACCTTCACCTGCGGCGCCGGAGCGCAGTACCTAATCACCTTTTGCCCCGCGCAGCAGTAG